From one Ailuropoda melanoleuca isolate Jingjing unplaced genomic scaffold, ASM200744v2 unplaced-scaffold8686, whole genome shotgun sequence genomic stretch:
- the LOC117800882 gene encoding LOW QUALITY PROTEIN: olfactory receptor 4F6-like (The sequence of the model RefSeq protein was modified relative to this genomic sequence to represent the inferred CDS: inserted 2 bases in 1 codon) — MYEANYSEVSQFVFLGLCTYRLVQHFLLAFSTVFYVTIVLGNLLLVFTVTFDPYLHSPMYFXFSFIDLCLSTLTVPKMISDLHSGHKTISFQGCVIQIFVLHVLGGSEMVLLVAMALDQYVAICKPLHYLTVMSPQMCISLLSGSWAVGFIHSVAQLAFFGHLPFCGPNEIDSFYCDLPWFIRLACTDTYRMEFVVTANSGFISMGTFFLLLISYIFILVTVWKPSIRGGLSKAFSTLSAHITVVILFFVSCIFVYVWPFPTVSVDKFLAILDFMITPILNPVIYTRRNKDMKMAMKRLCSQLLSLRMI, encoded by the exons ATGTATGAAGCAAATTACTCTGAAGTGTCTCAATTTGTATTCTTGGGACTTTGTACCTATAGACTAGTGCAGCATTTTCTCCTTGCCTTCTCTACAGTGTTTTATGTAACAATTGTTTTGGGAAACCTCCTTTTGGTGTTCACAGTGACCTTTGACCCTTACTTACAttcccccatgtactt tttctcatttattgatttgtgtctTTCTACCTTAACGGTTCCCAAGATGATATCTGATCTGCACTCAGGGCACAAAACCATATCCTTTCAGGGATGTGTCATCCAGATATTTGTCCTTCATGTCCTGGGTGGATCAGAGATGGTGCTGCTCGTTGCCATGGCCCTGGACCAATACGTGGCCATATGTAAGCCCCTCCACTACCTGACTGTCATGAGCCCGCAGATGTGCATTTCACTTCTGTCTGGTTCTTGGGCTGttggcttcattcattcagtggCCCAGTTAGCTTTTTTTGGCCACTTGCCTTTTTGTGGTCCTAATGAGATAGATAGCTTTTACTGTGACCTTCCTTGGTTTATCAGACTGGCCTGCACAGACACCTACAGAATGGAATTTGTGGTTACTGCCAACAGTGGGTTCATTTCCATGGGCACCTTCTTCTTATTACTTATCTCCTATATCTTCATCCTGGTCACTGTGTGGAAACCGTCCATACGTGGTGGTTTGTCTAAGGCCTTTTCTACTCTGTCAGCTCACATCACCGTGGTGATTTTGTTCTTTGTATCATGCATCTTTGTTTATGTGTGGCCATTTCCCACCGTGTCAGTGGATAAATTTCTTGCCATTTTGGACTTTATGATTACACCCATTCTGAATCCTGTTATCTACACACGGAGGAACAAGGACATGAAGATGGCAATGAAGAGGCTGTGTAGTCAGCTCCTGAGTTTGAGAATGATCTAA